Proteins encoded in a region of the Quercus lobata isolate SW786 chromosome 8, ValleyOak3.0 Primary Assembly, whole genome shotgun sequence genome:
- the LOC115954421 gene encoding uncharacterized protein LOC115954421: MATLAPGILMKLLDGMNTGMKPTSEHRNSLLQVTDIVPADLDEKNLWPSHGFYIKVSDSSHSIYVSLPSEQDDFVLSNKMQLGQFIYVDRLEPGSPVPVIKGAKPIPGRHPFVGTPEPLMGLREKGEPRSSSKLSAQTHRRGSWGTGGTEGVSVSSPMVFKPVNLDFDQCSTPVKERGSNNFPMSPMIRRGRVGKDGNCSAGGGIRCSFGGGLLAKMVDNNKGESPAAMLRKSCVAPSSASKFPRSRSVCEREPKIPISPFNLAEKKSATPPPSARSAKVATSLNMGGDAQNYNSNSKVTPQLQSQPDNPASDISTSTSLPMNLPGKLSILGKEAVQQRETAQKIALQALRDASATETLVRSLKMFSNLSKSAKPDAPAACFDRFLEFHHQIVQAVTDMVSIQSATSASEMAQNPNAKKSEEESPGFHENIHNSMDQSRNSELNLSKRRTALYKSIAVFPERGEQKTSMGKVLRSNFNHKSSLDRKPSSPLGKLPLEAAAIGENDENKKPASSYSSLSNTIKLGKQVETEAGNWFMDFLEKALEKGMKKTKGAADGDIKKVPQSLILKVINWVEVEQSDGSKRPVHPKAAQVARKLRIKMKNP, from the exons ATGGCAACATTGGCACCAGGAATACTGATGAAGCTTTTGGATGGCATGAACACGGGGATGAAACCCACGAGTGAGCACAGAAACTCGCTTTTACAGGTCACAGATATCGTTCCGGCTGATCTTGATGAGAAGAATCTTTGGCCAAGCCATGGATTTTACATTAAAGTCTCTGATTCTTCTCACTCAATCTATGTCAGCCTTCCTTCAGAACAAGATGATTTTGTTCTCAGCAATAAAATGCAGCTTGGGCAGTTCATCTATGTCGATAGATTGGAGCCGGGATCTCCTGTTCCCGTCATAAAAGGAGCTAAACCAATCCCAGGCCGACACCCATTTGTGGGGACACCAGAACCGTTAATGGGTCTTAGAGAGAAAGGTGAACCAAGGTCCAGTTCAAAGCTCTCGGCTCAAACTCACAGAAGGGGTTCTTGGGGGACAGGAGGGACAGAGGGTGTCTCTGTTTCGTCTCCCATGGTTTTCAAGCCGGTTAATTTGGATTTCGATCAGTGTAGTACACCGGTGAAAGAGCGTGGTAGTAATAATTTTCCAATGTCTCCGATGATAAGAAGAGGGAGGGTTGGCAAGGATGGAAATTGTAGCGCCGGTGGGGGTATTAGATGTTCATTTGGTGGTGGGCTCTTGGCAAAGATGGTGGATAATAATAAGGGAGAAAGCCCTGCTGCTATGCTTAGGAAAAGCTGTGTAGCCCCTTCTTCTGCTTCGAAATTCCCGAGGAGTAGGAGCGTTTGTGAAAGAGAGCCTAAGATCCCAATAAGTCCCTTCAACTTAGCT gaaaagaaaagtgcCACTCCTCCGCCGAGTGCACGGAGTGCAAAAGTGGCAACTTCCCTCAATATGGGTGGAGACGCCCAGAACTACAACTCAAACTCAAAGGTGACACCTCAGTTACAATCTCAGCCTGATAATCCAGCTTCTGATATCAGCACCAGCACCAGTCTCCCCATGAATTTACCTGGAAAACTTAGCATATTGGGCAAG GAAGCAGTGCAGCAGCGAGAAACAGCTCAGAAAATTGCCCTTCAAGCACTAAGAGATGCTTCGGCTACTGAAACACTAGTTCGGTCTCTCAA GATGTTTTCCAACTTAAGCAAATCAGCTAAACCTGATGCTCCTGCGGCTTGTTTTGATCGGTTTCTGGAATTTCATCACCAAATTGTGCAAGCAGTGACTGATATGGTGTCCATTCAATCAGCTACTTCGGCTTCCGAAATGGCTCAAAATCCAAATGCCAAAAAATCTGAAGAAGAGTCCCCTGGATTTCACGAAAACATACACAACTCAATGGACCAAAGCCGAAATTCAGaactaaatttatccaaaaGGCGAACAGCATTATACAAATCCATTGCAGTCTTTCCTGAAAGAGGTGAGCAGAAGACGAGTATGGGAAAAGTTCTGAGATCAAATTTCAACCACAAGTCATCTTTGGATAGAAAACCGTCTTCCCCACTTGGAAAACTGCCACTTGAAGCTGCTGCTATAGGTGAAAACGATGAAAACAAGAAACCGGCCTCTTCCTACAGCAGCCTAAGCAATACAATCAAATTGGGGAAACAGGTTGAAACAGAAGCTGGAAACTGGTTTATGGACTTCTTGGAGAAGGCATTGGAAAAGGGcatgaagaaaacaaaaggagCAGCAGATGGGGATATTAAGAAAGTTCCTCAGTCTCTCATACTGAAGGTTATTAACTGGGTTGAGGTAGAGCAATCTGATGGTAGTAAGCGTCCGGTTCATCCCAAAGCAGCACAGGTGGCCCGGAAGTTGAGGATCAAGATGAAGAATCCTTGA